The region GCAGCCAGAGTGGCTGTTGGCGGCGTTGCCAAACAATTGCTAAATGTTGTGGGCATAGCGATAAACTCCAAGGTTACCACTATCGGTGGCGTCCAGGAAGAAGAGCAAATGCACCAGGTTATTGCCAAAGCCAAAGAAGCCGGTGATACTCTGGGCGGTATTTTTGAAGTAGTTGCCAGTAATGTACTGCCAGGGTTAGGCAGCCATGTTCAGTGGGACCGGCGCCTGGATACACGTTTGGCTGCTGCTGTTATATCAATTCAAGCAATTAAAGGAGTGGAATTTGGCGCTGGCTTTGCTTATGCCAGCTTACCGGGCAGCCAGGCCCATGATGAGATCTATTACGATGCCGGCCGGGGCTATTATCGCCGCACCAACAACGCCGGCGGTATTGAAGGCGGGATAAGCAACGGGGAAGACATTGTTGTCCGGGCGGTCATGAAACCCATACCTACGCTGATGCAGCCGCTTGATACTGTAAACATTACCGATAAAGGTCCCCACAAGGCCAATACCGAGCGGAGCGACGTATGTGCCGTGGCGGCAGCGGCCGTGGTTGCCGAGGCCATGGTGGCCATTGTATTGGCTGAGGCCGTGTTGGAGAAGTTTGGCGGCGACAGTGCCGAAGATTTAACAATGGCTATTGAGCACTACCGGCGACGAATTAATAAATAATGATAGAAGTTTTGGGAGGGGGGCCGGACTGTGGAAAGGCTCAATCGCAAACAGCGCAAACAACGTGAACAACGTAAGCGGCGTAAGCAACGTAACATGTGGCTCATGCTTGCCTGTTGCTGCCTAGTGGCGTCGGCTGCATATTTTGTGGGGGTGCCTGGATTCGCGGCATTTTCCAGCAGTTACCGGGAAAATTCCCAACTGCTGATGTCAACCGGTCCGCAAGAACCGGCCCAGCCAATTCTTCCTGCAGGGTATCAGACAAACAGCACGTTACGTGACCCGTTTGCTGTTCCGCCGGAATTTCAACCGGCAGCCGTACCGGCTGCACCGCTGCCACAGCTAAATACTTCAAGCAGCCCGGAACGCAGTGTTGTCACACCGCCGAAAGAGCCGGAGATGCCGCTCGTACTTGTTGGTGTAGTAAGTGGCGGCGGGCACAAGGTTGCCATAATCAAAAACGGTAATAGCAGCCGCTCGTATCAAATAAAGGATTTTATCGGACCCTATCAACTGGTATCGGTTGGCGAAAGCTCTGCTACTTTGTGGGGAGCGCAAGGTAAACGAGTTCTTACTTTAGAAAGGTGAAAACTACATGCGCTGTTTGGCAAAATACATAGTACTAACGCTGTTTATCTTTGTCTTGACAATAACCGGCGTGTCGGCGGCTAACCCGCTGGTGAATATGAATGTTACCGACGGTGAAGTGCGTGATGTACTTACTGCTCTGGCCAGTATCGGCAGGGTAAATATGGTGATTGACGACTCGGTGAGTGGCACTATTACGATTCAGTTAAAGAATATTCCGTACGATACCGTCCTTGATTTGGTGTGCAAGACCAAGGGGCTTACCTACCATGAAGTTAATGGCGTTCTGGTTGTGGGGGCTGCTGATCAAATCGGCAGGGGCTTTGGTTCGGTACATATATTTAAACTAAAATATATAAACCCGGATGCGATCAAAGATACTATTTTGTCAATCCTGTTTGGGGAGAAAAAAGGCGAGAAAAAAGTTGAAGAGAACGCCGCCAGCAAAAACATTAGTTCGCACAAGACCAGTGACAATGTCAGCCGCAGTACCATAGCAAGTGGTACGAAATCCAGTGAAAAGTCGGCAGAATTAGATCGCTTGACTATTGATTATGCGACAAATTCGCTGGTTTTGTACGGCACTGCGGCCGAGGCCGAAAAAATTCAAAAACTTTTGGACGATCTTGATGTACCGTATCAGCAGGTGTCACTTGAAGCCGAGGTAGTGGCTATTACCAAAGATAAAAGCAAAGATTTGGGTATCGAATGGTCATGGGAAGCCACACCGCAGTCGGCAGACGTAACACCGCCAACCTATACTGCGATTCAGGACAGCTCAGGCAACATTGTGGGCTATAATGTAACACCGGGAAAAGTGACCCGCGACTCCAATAAAGGTGTAATTCAATTTGGGCGTAACCCGGAAGGATATCCTTATGAATTTTATTATCAGGCAAAGATTAACGCCTTGGTTAGTAACGGTGACGCAAAGATTTTGGCCAAGCCCAAAATCACTACGATTAACGGTAAACAGGCCCAAATACTTATTGGTGATCGCATACCTGTCTTAGTGGAATCGGTTTCAAACGGCACAACCACGACAACAATCGAGTATGTTGAAGCCGGTATCAAACTGATATATACGCCGCGTATTAACACTGACGGCCAGATTACCGCCACTGTTCATACCGAAGTAAGCAGCCCGACCCTGGTATCTGATTTGAAG is a window of Sporomusaceae bacterium ACPt DNA encoding:
- the aroC gene encoding Chorismate synthase, with protein sequence MFRFLTAGESHGPALTAIVEGLPAGLKLDLDQINADLARRQQGFGRGGRMKIEKDTAAIMSGVRFGVTLGSPVTLVISNRDWANWQERMAVFGEPQGDRVVAPRPGHADLPGLLKYQRDDVRDILERASARETAARVAVGGVAKQLLNVVGIAINSKVTTIGGVQEEEQMHQVIAKAKEAGDTLGGIFEVVASNVLPGLGSHVQWDRRLDTRLAAAVISIQAIKGVEFGAGFAYASLPGSQAHDEIYYDAGRGYYRRTNNAGGIEGGISNGEDIVVRAVMKPIPTLMQPLDTVNITDKGPHKANTERSDVCAVAAAAVVAEAMVAIVLAEAVLEKFGGDSAEDLTMAIEHYRRRINK
- the pilQ gene encoding Type IV pilus biogenesis and competence protein PilQ, whose translation is MRCLAKYIVLTLFIFVLTITGVSAANPLVNMNVTDGEVRDVLTALASIGRVNMVIDDSVSGTITIQLKNIPYDTVLDLVCKTKGLTYHEVNGVLVVGAADQIGRGFGSVHIFKLKYINPDAIKDTILSILFGEKKGEKKVEENAASKNISSHKTSDNVSRSTIASGTKSSEKSAELDRLTIDYATNSLVLYGTAAEAEKIQKLLDDLDVPYQQVSLEAEVVAITKDKSKDLGIEWSWEATPQSADVTPPTYTAIQDSSGNIVGYNVTPGKVTRDSNKGVIQFGRNPEGYPYEFYYQAKINALVSNGDAKILAKPKITTINGKQAQILIGDRIPVLVESVSNGTTTTTIEYVEAGIKLIYTPRINTDGQITATVHTEVSSPTLVSDLKAYRITTREAETTVRLKDGETMVIGGLIGTTDSETKKAVPFFSDLPVIGALFKNFSKSHNETEVVIFLTPRIVK